In Halobacterium sp. R2-5, the following are encoded in one genomic region:
- a CDS encoding transporter, translating into MSQRTATGSLGKTLGVGAAAGALSYVVGYLVTYLWQASSVQERLESYNAIVEFLGGDPIPAWQAVGWLFYNAHGVAFTYPALGEGQASRNLIADGSAAMLLYLVPAVVLVLAGFVLARYANADDPSTGAKRGAAVAAGYVVLAVVGLFVFEYTAGGSAIHPEYVPGVLLAGVVYPAVFGAVGGVLGSVTAT; encoded by the coding sequence ATGTCACAGCGAACCGCCACCGGCTCTCTCGGGAAGACGCTCGGCGTCGGCGCCGCCGCCGGCGCTCTCTCGTACGTCGTCGGCTACCTCGTCACGTACCTCTGGCAGGCGTCGTCCGTCCAGGAGCGCCTCGAATCGTACAACGCCATCGTGGAGTTCCTCGGCGGCGACCCGATCCCCGCCTGGCAGGCCGTCGGCTGGCTGTTCTACAACGCCCACGGCGTCGCCTTCACGTACCCGGCGCTCGGGGAGGGACAGGCGTCCCGGAACCTAATCGCGGACGGGAGCGCGGCGATGCTGCTGTACCTCGTTCCAGCCGTCGTGCTCGTGCTCGCCGGGTTCGTGCTCGCGCGGTACGCGAACGCCGACGACCCGTCGACGGGCGCGAAACGCGGCGCGGCCGTCGCTGCCGGCTACGTCGTCCTCGCCGTCGTCGGCCTGTTCGTCTTCGAGTACACCGCGGGCGGGAGCGCCATCCACCCCGAGTACGTCCCCGGCGTGCTGCTCGCGGGCGTCGTCTACCCCGCCGTCTTCGGCGCGGTCGGCGGCGTGCTCGGCAGCGTCACCGCCACCTAG
- a CDS encoding amino acid ABC transporter permease has product MDPTQLVLQAEPGDWAFVWRQRQFFVDGTILAVQLTFFSMVLGFLLGLPAGVVEAYGGKYSKGVVRPLGVVVRGTPILVIISLTYFAGGVSPAFLAATLALGVRSAAYQSQIFRGAIESVEGGQMEAARAVGLSKLDAIRHVVLPQALRRSVPGFQNEFTIVLKDTSIAYAIGVAELLKRSYDLFSIQTTAALEVFLAASLIYFVLTFSVNRGIERLHDYVAIPGGNQ; this is encoded by the coding sequence ATGGACCCGACGCAACTCGTACTGCAGGCCGAACCCGGCGACTGGGCGTTCGTCTGGCGCCAGCGGCAGTTCTTCGTCGACGGGACGATACTGGCCGTCCAGCTGACGTTCTTCAGCATGGTGCTCGGGTTCCTGCTCGGCCTGCCGGCGGGCGTCGTCGAGGCCTACGGCGGCAAGTACTCGAAGGGCGTCGTGCGCCCGCTGGGCGTCGTCGTCCGCGGCACGCCGATTCTCGTCATCATCTCGCTGACGTACTTCGCGGGCGGCGTCTCCCCCGCGTTCCTCGCGGCGACGCTCGCGCTCGGCGTGCGGTCGGCGGCCTACCAGAGCCAGATCTTCCGCGGCGCCATCGAGAGCGTCGAGGGCGGCCAGATGGAGGCCGCGCGCGCGGTCGGGCTCTCGAAGCTCGACGCCATCCGCCACGTCGTGTTGCCGCAGGCGCTGCGGCGCTCCGTGCCCGGGTTCCAGAACGAGTTCACCATCGTCCTCAAGGACACCAGCATCGCGTACGCCATCGGCGTCGCGGAGCTGTTGAAGCGCAGCTACGACCTGTTCTCCATCCAGACGACCGCCGCGCTCGAAGTGTTCCTCGCGGCGTCGCTGATCTACTTCGTGTTGACGTTCAGCGTCAACCGCGGCATCGAGCGGCTCCACGACTACGTCGCGATTCCCGGAGGTAACCAATGA
- a CDS encoding amino acid ABC transporter permease, which translates to MTRSTQRVVRDAVLAVFWAWFAARLLNDWFGGVLVARGQPFVDPQPIAAAGVALSDTAAALGVVGIPVGWVADLLDSVAFAMTYLPDLAAGMWLTVVLTTLGIVFGLVLAVPLAAARVYGRVTHWVALGVIELIRGTPLLAQLFVLYYALPLSRWFAAVPFVGSGVVPAQAVWVAIVGFTINSAAYQAEYIRGSIEGVDPGQLTAARAVGLSQLEGIRHVVLPQALRFAIPSWTNELVYLVKYSSLASFITVRELYHAAEAAAYDNYAFLDLFLLAAVLYVLLVLSATTTMEWVRKQVAIPGVGGSAGGRASAE; encoded by the coding sequence ATGACCCGGAGCACGCAGCGCGTCGTCCGGGACGCCGTGCTCGCGGTGTTCTGGGCGTGGTTCGCCGCGCGCCTGCTCAACGACTGGTTCGGCGGCGTGCTCGTCGCCCGCGGACAGCCGTTCGTCGACCCGCAGCCCATCGCGGCCGCGGGCGTCGCGCTCTCCGACACCGCGGCCGCACTCGGCGTCGTCGGGATTCCCGTCGGCTGGGTCGCGGACCTGCTCGACTCGGTCGCGTTCGCGATGACGTACCTCCCGGACCTCGCCGCGGGCATGTGGCTCACCGTCGTGCTCACGACGCTCGGCATCGTCTTCGGGCTCGTGCTCGCGGTACCGCTGGCGGCCGCCCGCGTCTACGGCCGCGTCACCCACTGGGTCGCGCTCGGCGTCATCGAGCTCATCCGCGGGACGCCGCTGCTCGCGCAGCTGTTCGTGCTGTACTACGCGCTCCCGCTCTCGCGGTGGTTCGCGGCCGTGCCGTTCGTCGGCAGCGGCGTCGTCCCCGCGCAGGCGGTGTGGGTCGCCATCGTCGGGTTCACCATCAACAGCGCCGCCTACCAGGCGGAGTACATCCGGGGGTCCATCGAGGGCGTCGACCCCGGCCAGCTCACAGCGGCGCGCGCAGTCGGGCTCTCCCAACTGGAAGGCATCCGGCACGTCGTGCTGCCGCAGGCGCTCCGGTTCGCGATTCCATCGTGGACCAACGAGCTCGTCTACCTCGTGAAGTACTCCTCGCTGGCGTCGTTCATCACGGTGCGCGAGCTCTACCACGCCGCGGAGGCCGCCGCCTACGACAACTACGCGTTCCTCGACCTGTTCCTGCTCGCGGCGGTGTTGTACGTCCTGCTCGTGCTCTCCGCGACGACCACGATGGAGTGGGTCCGCAAGCAGGTCGCGATTCCGGGCGTCGGCGGCTCAGCGGGCGGCCGCGCCTCCGCGGAGTAG
- a CDS encoding amino acid ABC transporter ATP-binding protein: MTDTLLDVDDVHQSYGEEKVLEGISFEMDRQDVKVLVGPSGSGKSTMLRCINRLTDIDDGDISLDGESIYDVDVNDLRRQVGMVFQDFNLFAHLTALENVTLGLKRVRDMGEREATEKAAWQLEQVGLREQANSYPAELSGGQKQRVGIARALAMDPKLMLFDEPTSALDPELIGEVLEVMRELAEEGMTMLVVTHEMGFAKQAATDVLFLEDGRLVEQGSPEQLFENPEQDRTAAFLSRLTQLHGGQ; the protein is encoded by the coding sequence ATGACGGACACACTACTCGACGTCGACGACGTCCACCAGAGCTACGGTGAGGAGAAGGTACTCGAGGGCATCTCCTTCGAGATGGACCGCCAGGACGTGAAAGTGCTCGTCGGGCCGTCGGGCTCCGGGAAGTCGACGATGCTGCGCTGCATCAACCGGCTCACGGACATCGACGACGGCGACATCAGCCTCGACGGCGAGTCCATCTACGACGTGGACGTCAACGACCTCCGGCGGCAGGTCGGCATGGTGTTCCAGGACTTCAACCTGTTCGCGCACCTCACCGCCCTCGAGAACGTCACGCTCGGGCTCAAGCGCGTCCGCGACATGGGCGAGCGGGAGGCCACCGAGAAGGCCGCTTGGCAGCTCGAACAGGTCGGGCTCCGCGAGCAGGCGAACTCCTACCCCGCCGAGCTCTCCGGCGGCCAGAAGCAGCGCGTCGGCATCGCTCGCGCGCTCGCGATGGACCCGAAGCTGATGCTGTTCGACGAGCCGACGTCCGCGCTCGACCCCGAGCTCATCGGCGAAGTCCTCGAAGTGATGCGCGAGCTCGCCGAGGAGGGGATGACGATGCTCGTGGTCACCCACGAGATGGGGTTCGCGAAGCAGGCGGCGACCGACGTGTTGTTCCTCGAGGACGGCCGCCTCGTCGAGCAAGGGTCGCCCGAACAGCTCTTCGAGAACCCCGAGCAGGACCGCACGGCGGCGTTCCTCAGCCGCCTCACACAGCTCCACGGCGGCCAATGA
- a CDS encoding GNAT family N-acetyltransferase, with the protein MVRPYADGDSAELWELKRGFETGLGEGTGDEEKRAVYEAKLDDGYRREWLDWAERCVAEDERCVQVAESEDGLAGYVFVLPESLAFVWDAAVLNEVYVAPEHRGTGVADDLMDAALAAAREQSLPLDRMVLDVDRGNERAQAFYERYGFEHWGEMVARDL; encoded by the coding sequence ATGGTCAGGCCGTACGCGGACGGGGACAGCGCCGAACTCTGGGAACTGAAGCGCGGCTTCGAGACGGGGCTCGGCGAGGGCACGGGTGACGAGGAGAAACGAGCGGTCTACGAGGCGAAACTGGACGACGGCTACCGCCGGGAGTGGCTGGACTGGGCAGAGCGCTGCGTCGCCGAGGACGAGCGCTGCGTGCAGGTCGCCGAAAGCGAGGACGGCCTCGCGGGGTACGTCTTCGTGCTTCCCGAGTCGCTGGCGTTCGTCTGGGACGCCGCCGTCCTGAACGAGGTCTACGTCGCGCCCGAGCACCGCGGCACGGGCGTCGCGGACGACCTGATGGACGCCGCGCTCGCCGCCGCGCGCGAGCAGTCGCTACCGCTCGACCGGATGGTACTCGACGTCGATCGGGGGAACGAGCGAGCGCAGGCGTTCTACGAGCGGTACGGCTTCGAGCACTGGGGCGAGATGGTCGCCCGGGACCTCTAG
- a CDS encoding transporter substrate-binding domain-containing protein has translation MSDLNRRTFLKSVGGTGVALSVAGCSQLTGGGGDDSNTLTPGTASGFPPFEYVNEDNELVGFDVDLLSAVVEETDYELGEWEDLEFTQLTTALQNDNIDVIAAAMTINDERDQNIDFTDPYYDANQAVLVREGGDFQPESTDDLADRPVGAQSGTTGKAQMDALVDDGTISSSQATTYENYVLAVEDLTNGNIDAVIVDTPVANTFVEDRDVVYAFTIETSEQYGFGVREGASDLQSALNDGISAVRDSGTYQDLVEEYDVGSE, from the coding sequence ATGTCTGACCTGAACCGGCGGACGTTCCTGAAGAGCGTCGGCGGTACCGGCGTCGCACTGTCAGTCGCTGGCTGCTCGCAGCTCACCGGCGGCGGCGGGGACGACTCGAATACTCTCACCCCCGGCACTGCGTCCGGGTTCCCGCCGTTCGAGTACGTCAACGAGGACAACGAACTCGTCGGCTTCGACGTCGACCTCCTCTCGGCCGTCGTCGAGGAGACCGACTACGAGCTCGGCGAGTGGGAGGACCTCGAGTTCACCCAGCTCACCACCGCGCTCCAGAACGACAACATCGACGTCATCGCCGCCGCGATGACCATCAACGACGAGCGCGACCAGAACATCGACTTCACGGACCCCTACTACGACGCCAACCAGGCGGTGCTCGTCCGCGAGGGCGGCGACTTCCAGCCCGAGAGCACCGACGACCTCGCCGACCGCCCGGTCGGCGCCCAGTCCGGCACCACCGGCAAGGCCCAGATGGACGCCCTCGTCGACGACGGCACTATCAGCTCCTCGCAGGCGACCACCTACGAGAACTACGTGCTCGCCGTCGAAGACCTGACGAACGGCAACATCGACGCCGTCATCGTCGACACGCCCGTCGCGAACACGTTCGTCGAGGACCGCGACGTCGTCTACGCGTTCACTATCGAGACCAGCGAACAGTACGGGTTCGGCGTCCGCGAGGGCGCGAGCGACCTCCAGAGCGCGCTCAACGACGGTATCTCGGCCGTCCGGGACAGCGGCACCTACCAGGACCTCGTCGAGGAGTACGACGTCGGCAGCGAATAA
- a CDS encoding YihY/virulence factor BrkB family protein — MTGFGKRVFAEFSEKNVTFMAAGLAYNAFVSLVPLLVLVFLVLTTIGGGLEDRIIEAAGTWLPGPIAEVVRQLFAGEGAGRGASVVGLIVVVWGTLKIFRGLDVAFSEIYETAGSNDFTDKLRDAVVVLVALVVAIVATVGASAAFAAFSDAVPYLGLLTPLVLVAGLALAFLPMFYVFPDTEVGVRDVLPGVVFAAVGWAAFQALFQVYLAFSDPGSGSFFGGVVVVITYLYFSALVLLLGAVINAVAGDHSSGVPGGIGAGATGYETRHDGAMSTDRLAAYLNDLREDLTGYHRKMESRTDGAYERQSPDSDVVVVEQTTSDDGERTSKVTLQWTASEDGERQTDER; from the coding sequence GTGACCGGATTCGGCAAGCGCGTGTTCGCGGAGTTCTCCGAGAAGAACGTCACGTTCATGGCCGCGGGGCTGGCGTACAACGCGTTCGTCTCACTGGTCCCGCTGCTCGTCCTCGTCTTCCTGGTGCTCACCACCATCGGCGGCGGGCTGGAGGACCGCATCATCGAGGCGGCGGGAACCTGGCTCCCGGGACCGATTGCGGAGGTCGTCCGGCAGCTGTTCGCGGGCGAGGGAGCGGGCCGCGGTGCGTCGGTCGTCGGGCTCATCGTGGTGGTGTGGGGGACGCTGAAGATCTTCCGCGGGCTCGACGTCGCGTTCTCGGAGATCTACGAGACGGCCGGGAGCAACGACTTCACGGACAAGCTGAGGGACGCCGTCGTCGTGCTCGTCGCGCTCGTCGTCGCCATCGTCGCGACCGTCGGCGCGAGCGCCGCGTTCGCGGCGTTCTCGGACGCGGTCCCCTACCTCGGGCTGCTGACGCCGCTGGTGCTGGTCGCCGGGCTGGCCCTCGCGTTCCTCCCGATGTTCTACGTCTTCCCGGACACCGAGGTCGGCGTCCGAGACGTGCTGCCGGGGGTCGTGTTCGCGGCGGTCGGCTGGGCGGCGTTCCAGGCGCTGTTCCAGGTGTACCTGGCGTTCAGCGACCCCGGGTCGGGGAGTTTCTTCGGCGGCGTCGTCGTCGTCATCACGTACCTCTACTTCTCGGCGCTCGTGCTGTTGCTCGGCGCCGTCATCAACGCCGTCGCCGGCGACCACTCCTCCGGGGTTCCCGGCGGCATCGGGGCGGGAGCCACGGGGTACGAGACCAGACACGACGGCGCGATGAGCACCGACCGACTCGCCGCCTACCTGAACGACCTCCGCGAGGACCTCACGGGGTACCACCGCAAGATGGAATCTCGGACGGACGGCGCGTACGAGCGGCAGTCGCCCGACAGTGACGTCGTGGTTGTCGAACAGACGACGTCGGACGACGGCGAGCGGACGTCGAAGGTCACGCTACAGTGGACGGCCAGCGAAGACGGCGAGCGGCAGACGGACGAACGCTGA
- a CDS encoding pyridoxamine 5'-phosphate oxidase family protein produces MEDPRAVHLDDADRDAFLGTGGTGVLSFPTEDGDAPHSIPVSYGYDAETGHFFFRLAYGAHTEKPDPTAGPVTFVVHGETGDGWRSVVARGPLEATDDEAISTTALDALQRVDIPLVDIFERSPREVNFGFYRLSPDSVTGRMEADR; encoded by the coding sequence ATGGAAGACCCTCGGGCGGTTCACCTCGACGACGCCGACCGCGACGCGTTCCTCGGCACCGGCGGCACGGGCGTGCTCTCGTTCCCCACCGAGGACGGCGACGCGCCGCACTCGATCCCCGTCTCGTACGGCTACGACGCCGAGACCGGCCACTTCTTCTTCCGGCTGGCGTACGGCGCGCACACGGAGAAGCCCGACCCGACGGCGGGCCCGGTGACGTTCGTCGTCCACGGCGAGACCGGAGACGGCTGGCGCAGCGTCGTCGCGCGTGGTCCCCTCGAAGCGACCGACGACGAAGCCATCTCCACGACGGCCCTCGACGCGCTCCAGCGGGTGGACATCCCACTCGTGGACATCTTCGAGCGGTCGCCCCGCGAGGTGAATTTCGGGTTCTACCGGCTGTCGCCCGACAGCGTGACCGGTCGGATGGAGGCGGACCGCTGA
- a CDS encoding replication factor C large subunit: MTDWTEKYRPSSLSEVRGNNKARDALREWADTWEDHGEAVILHGSPGVGKTSAAHALAADEGWDVVELNASDQRTADVVERVAGEAAKSGTLSGGTGGRKLVVMDEADNLHGNVDRGGSAAITRLVKDSTQPIVLIANEFYDMSNTLRNACRDIEFRDVSKRSIVPVLRDICRREGIEYDDEALEAIAEQNSGDLRSAVNDLQALAETAETLTADDVVMGERDRTEGVFDFLDDLIKNLGAQDALEAAYDVDETPDDLINWVEDNVPKDYYGDELADAYEFLSNADVWLGRVRATQNYSYWRYATDNIAAGVAASRQHDHGGWTRYGPPSYWRKLGSSRATREKRDYVARKVAEVSGTSMATARRKVVPFLATMTHHCKNRELTVAMTAAYDLDTEHVSFVTGSGETTNKVQSIVEDAEQLREDRAVEHSGGAFEGETTLGDADVGDEETDDAEEQTENDGSSEAESADDQAGLDDFF; encoded by the coding sequence ATGACCGATTGGACGGAGAAGTATCGTCCGTCGTCGCTGTCGGAGGTCCGCGGGAACAACAAGGCCCGGGACGCGCTCCGAGAGTGGGCGGACACCTGGGAGGACCACGGGGAGGCCGTCATCCTCCACGGGAGCCCCGGCGTCGGGAAGACGTCGGCGGCGCACGCGCTCGCGGCGGACGAGGGGTGGGACGTCGTGGAGCTGAACGCGTCCGACCAGCGCACCGCCGACGTCGTCGAGCGCGTCGCCGGCGAGGCCGCGAAGTCGGGGACGCTGTCGGGCGGCACCGGGGGTCGCAAGCTCGTGGTGATGGACGAGGCGGACAACCTCCACGGGAACGTCGACCGCGGCGGTTCCGCGGCCATCACCCGCCTCGTGAAGGACTCCACGCAGCCCATCGTGCTCATCGCGAACGAGTTCTACGACATGAGCAACACGCTCCGGAACGCCTGCCGGGACATCGAGTTCCGGGATGTCTCGAAACGCTCCATCGTGCCCGTGCTGCGGGATATCTGCCGCCGGGAGGGCATCGAGTACGACGATGAGGCCCTGGAGGCCATCGCCGAGCAGAACTCCGGAGACCTGCGCTCTGCTGTCAACGACCTGCAGGCGCTCGCGGAGACCGCCGAGACGCTCACCGCCGACGACGTGGTGATGGGCGAGCGCGACCGCACGGAGGGGGTCTTCGACTTCCTCGACGACCTCATCAAGAACCTCGGCGCGCAGGACGCCCTGGAGGCCGCCTACGACGTCGACGAGACGCCGGACGACCTCATCAACTGGGTGGAGGACAACGTCCCGAAGGACTACTACGGGGACGAGCTCGCGGACGCCTACGAGTTCCTCTCGAACGCGGACGTCTGGCTGGGCCGCGTGCGCGCGACCCAGAACTACTCGTACTGGCGGTACGCGACGGACAACATCGCGGCGGGCGTGGCCGCCTCGCGCCAGCACGACCACGGCGGCTGGACGCGGTACGGGCCGCCGTCGTACTGGCGGAAGCTCGGGTCCTCGCGGGCGACCCGGGAGAAGCGGGACTACGTCGCGCGGAAGGTCGCGGAGGTCAGCGGCACCAGTATGGCGACGGCGCGCCGGAAGGTCGTGCCGTTCCTCGCGACGATGACCCACCACTGCAAGAACCGCGAGCTGACGGTGGCGATGACGGCGGCCTACGACCTCGACACCGAACACGTCTCGTTCGTCACGGGCTCCGGGGAGACGACGAACAAGGTCCAGTCGATCGTCGAGGACGCCGAACAGCTCCGCGAGGACCGGGCGGTCGAGCACTCCGGCGGCGCCTTCGAGGGCGAGACGACGCTCGGCGACGCCGACGTCGGGGACGAGGAGACGGACGACGCGGAGGAGCAGACGGAAAACGACGGCAGCAGTGAGGCGGAGAGCGCGGACGACCAGGCGGGCCTGGACGACTTCTTCTGA
- a CDS encoding COX15/CtaA family protein, whose product MDRRSYQLAAVTTVLTFALILVGEYTAVSGSGATCGLQWPDCNGQLLPLGLQVHDFVEQFHRGFAMVVGFFILGTGAVAWRGFDARDVKAGGVLAVVLLPLQVILGGTTVTFSGLVPWGYMPITQAVHHLAALAIFATLLYTTLRMRELAGVGLGRVRTAAIGGLAVLPVALVFSRNTVFAVYGTRVQLIHHALELLVFTAAVAAFVWARRHGDRRVSQAMLATGVVVTVQILIGTGVVQFSPTVQLTYYVLTAVVAALFLVAARSTPNRSVAAAS is encoded by the coding sequence ATGGACCGCCGCTCGTACCAGCTCGCGGCCGTGACCACCGTGTTGACGTTCGCGCTCATCCTCGTCGGCGAGTACACCGCCGTCTCCGGGTCGGGCGCGACCTGCGGCCTCCAGTGGCCCGACTGCAACGGCCAACTGCTCCCGCTCGGCCTCCAGGTTCACGACTTCGTCGAGCAGTTCCACCGCGGATTCGCGATGGTCGTCGGCTTCTTCATCCTCGGCACCGGCGCCGTCGCGTGGCGCGGCTTCGACGCCCGGGACGTGAAAGCCGGCGGCGTGCTCGCCGTCGTCCTCCTGCCGCTGCAGGTGATTCTCGGCGGCACCACCGTGACGTTCAGCGGGCTCGTCCCGTGGGGGTACATGCCCATCACGCAGGCCGTCCACCACCTCGCCGCGCTCGCCATCTTCGCGACGCTGCTCTATACCACGCTCCGGATGCGCGAGCTCGCGGGCGTCGGCCTCGGTCGCGTCCGCACCGCTGCAATCGGCGGCCTCGCGGTGCTCCCGGTCGCGCTCGTGTTCTCGCGGAACACCGTCTTCGCGGTGTACGGCACTCGCGTCCAGCTGATCCACCACGCGCTCGAACTGCTCGTGTTCACCGCCGCCGTCGCCGCGTTCGTGTGGGCGCGCCGCCACGGCGACCGACGCGTGTCGCAAGCGATGCTCGCGACCGGCGTCGTCGTCACCGTCCAGATTCTCATCGGTACTGGCGTCGTGCAGTTCTCCCCGACCGTCCAGCTCACGTACTACGTGCTCACCGCGGTCGTCGCCGCGCTGTTCCTCGTCGCCGCGCGCTCGACCCCGAACCGGTCGGTCGCCGCCGCGTCGTAG